The following coding sequences are from one Sphingobium sp. Cam5-1 window:
- a CDS encoding GxxExxY protein — MRPIDDITRDVIGIAMHIHRELGPGLLESVYEMVLAAKLHRLGYRVDRQRQINMEFDGLRFEAAFRIDILVDERLIVEIKSVEQIHKVHAKQLLTYLRLTRQPVGLILNFGAETMREGIRRLVNNHNDSASSAPLREQIITE, encoded by the coding sequence TTGAGACCGATCGATGACATCACGCGAGATGTGATCGGTATCGCGATGCACATACATCGCGAACTTGGTCCAGGGCTCCTCGAAAGCGTTTATGAGATGGTGCTGGCGGCAAAACTGCATCGTCTGGGCTACAGGGTCGATCGGCAACGGCAGATCAACATGGAATTTGATGGGCTGCGTTTCGAAGCCGCATTTCGTATCGATATTTTGGTTGATGAAAGACTGATCGTCGAAATCAAATCGGTCGAGCAGATACACAAGGTTCATGCGAAGCAACTGCTGACGTATCTCCGGCTCACTAGGCAACCTGTTGGGCTGATCCTCAATTTCGGCGCCGAGACAATGAGGGAAGGTATCCGTCGTCTCGTGAATAACCATAATGATTCTGCGTCCTCTGCGCCTCTGCGCGAACAAATTATAACGGAGTAA